Proteins encoded by one window of Pseudomonas sp. LS44:
- the dnaX gene encoding DNA polymerase III subunit gamma/tau has translation MSYQVLARKWRPRSFREMVGQTHVLKALINALDSQRLHHAYLFTGTRGVGKTTIARIIAKCLNCETGVSSTPCGVCSVCREIDEGRFIDLIEVDAASRTKVEDTRELLDNVQYAPTRGRYKVYLIDEVHMLSTHSFNALLKTLEEPPPHVKFLLATTDPQKLPVTILSRCLQFSLKNMPPERVVEHLTHVLTAESVPFEDDALWLLGRAADGSMRDAMSLTDQAIAFGEGKVLAADVRAMLGSLDHGQVYGVLHALLEGDARAMLEAVRHLAEQGPDWNGVLAEILNVLHRVAIAQALPDAIDNGQGDRDRVLALAQALPAEDVQFYYQMGLIGRRDLPLAPDPRGGFEMVLLRMLAFRPADSDDAPRVALKPVGISQATTDPRSNPVAGAAVAAPVVAVAPLHAPLPVGEAAALVVAPAAVEAPVAAEPIVQPSPLTAEPVAEVIDLPWEVQTPAPTTPAPVVMAAEPPAVRVEETPSAPAVDDSREVDDEEPPLGDDDYYGIDSESTYLEVMPDLGEVHAAPEPEPSAASQPATGLAAEWLDLFPRLGISGLTGSIAANCTLVAVEGDTWRLHLDPAQSALFNATQQRRVNDALNQYHGRELKLEIELRKPEQETPAQAAARRRAERQANAEASIHNDPLVQQMIQQFAAVIREDTIEPVDK, from the coding sequence ATGAGTTATCAGGTTCTTGCACGTAAATGGCGCCCGCGCTCGTTCCGCGAAATGGTCGGCCAGACCCATGTGCTCAAGGCCTTGATCAACGCCCTCGACAGCCAGCGCCTGCACCATGCCTATTTGTTCACCGGCACCCGCGGAGTGGGTAAGACCACCATCGCGCGGATCATCGCCAAGTGCCTGAACTGTGAAACCGGGGTTAGCTCTACGCCCTGCGGCGTGTGTTCGGTGTGCCGGGAGATCGACGAAGGCCGCTTCATCGACCTGATCGAAGTCGACGCCGCCAGCCGTACCAAGGTCGAAGACACGCGCGAGCTGCTGGATAACGTGCAATACGCACCGACGCGCGGACGCTACAAGGTCTATCTGATCGACGAAGTGCACATGTTGTCCACGCACTCGTTCAATGCGCTGCTCAAGACGCTCGAAGAGCCGCCACCCCACGTCAAATTCCTGCTGGCGACCACTGACCCGCAAAAACTGCCGGTCACTATCCTGTCGCGCTGCCTGCAGTTCTCTCTGAAGAACATGCCGCCAGAGCGCGTGGTCGAGCATTTGACCCACGTACTGACTGCCGAGAGCGTGCCCTTCGAGGACGACGCACTGTGGCTGCTCGGCCGCGCGGCCGACGGTTCGATGCGCGATGCTATGAGCCTGACCGATCAGGCCATCGCCTTTGGTGAAGGCAAGGTGCTGGCCGCCGACGTGCGCGCCATGCTGGGCAGCCTCGATCATGGCCAGGTTTACGGCGTGCTGCATGCGCTGTTGGAGGGCGATGCGCGGGCCATGCTCGAAGCGGTTCGCCATCTCGCCGAGCAGGGCCCGGACTGGAACGGTGTGTTGGCCGAAATCCTCAATGTCCTGCATCGGGTGGCCATCGCCCAAGCGCTTCCGGATGCCATCGACAATGGCCAAGGCGATCGCGATCGGGTGCTGGCGCTGGCACAGGCACTGCCTGCCGAGGATGTGCAGTTTTATTACCAGATGGGTTTGATCGGTCGCCGCGATTTGCCGTTGGCGCCGGACCCGCGCGGTGGTTTCGAGATGGTCTTGTTGCGCATGTTGGCGTTCCGGCCAGCCGATAGCGACGATGCGCCGAGGGTGGCGCTAAAGCCAGTCGGGATCAGCCAGGCCACAACTGATCCCCGTTCCAACCCAGTGGCCGGCGCCGCCGTGGCTGCACCGGTTGTTGCTGTTGCTCCCCTTCACGCGCCGCTGCCGGTCGGTGAGGCAGCCGCTCTGGTGGTGGCTCCCGCAGCGGTTGAGGCGCCGGTTGCTGCCGAGCCGATCGTGCAACCAAGCCCGCTGACGGCCGAGCCGGTCGCTGAAGTCATCGACTTACCGTGGGAGGTGCAGACGCCTGCGCCAACCACCCCGGCTCCGGTGGTAATGGCTGCTGAACCGCCAGCCGTCAGGGTTGAGGAAACACCGTCTGCGCCGGCAGTCGATGACTCTCGTGAAGTCGACGACGAGGAGCCGCCGCTCGGCGACGATGACTATTACGGAATCGACAGCGAATCCACATACTTGGAGGTCATGCCCGATCTTGGCGAGGTGCACGCAGCGCCCGAACCAGAACCTTCCGCCGCCTCGCAGCCGGCCACCGGTCTGGCCGCCGAGTGGCTCGATCTGTTTCCGCGCCTGGGCATCAGCGGGCTGACCGGTAGTATCGCGGCTAACTGCACGCTGGTTGCGGTCGAAGGCGATACCTGGCGGCTGCATCTGGACCCGGCGCAAAGTGCGCTGTTCAATGCCACGCAGCAGCGCCGCGTCAACGACGCGCTGAACCAATACCATGGCCGCGAGCTCAAGCTGGAAATCGAGCTGCGCAAGCCCGAGCAGGAAACTCCGGCCCAGGCTGCAGCCCGCCGGCGCGCTGAGCGCCAGGCCAATGCCGAAGCATCGATTCATAACGATCCGCTGGTGCAGCAGATGATTCAGCAGTTCGCTGCCGTGATCCGCGAAGACACCATCGAACCCGTCGATAAATAA
- a CDS encoding triacylglycerol lipase produces the protein MPNKHSPFYPIIYVRGYAMTAGEIDQTTADPFCGFNLGSTVYRAVAEKDRQPRKFVFESPLIRLATDFGYRDVYENGYDILDPEWQADTDSPLSSRSVIIYRYYDEASRLLGIGKTPSLEAFSSQLGELIIKIRDLVCGNAANGIAAADFRCYLVAHSMGGLVCRGLLQNPKLDKRGAAKLVDKLFTYATPHNGIELLGVNTPSWLSLNDINNFSRDNLAKFLDLADAYKATGRVDWLPEKRFPSEQVFCMVGSNRLDYEAALGLSRTFVGHGSDGLVRIENATLRGLDAQGKECSQCAKAFTYRAHSGFFGIVNSEEAYQNLTRFLFGDVRVDLWLDIDDIALPDELRKAEANGETVNALYQIEVLASPRGKLWYLTRRTVEEDSVACLAHQDWKREPKKNSSLYLSTLILANRARVNPRRRSLAYSLALNIRVPDYEVERRLWINQHFEGSYLFRNALILELVPPPANDPDAWRFTFAWQNQGVSQAREQLDAKALKNGKVEVKVPFDSGTRPGIKGQLRFVVSTWNAD, from the coding sequence ATGCCCAACAAGCACAGCCCCTTTTATCCGATCATTTATGTGCGCGGTTACGCCATGACCGCTGGCGAGATCGATCAGACCACCGCCGATCCGTTTTGCGGCTTTAACCTGGGTTCGACGGTCTACCGCGCCGTCGCCGAGAAAGACCGGCAACCACGCAAGTTCGTCTTCGAATCACCGCTTATTCGCCTGGCCACCGACTTCGGCTATCGCGACGTGTATGAAAACGGCTACGACATCCTCGACCCGGAATGGCAGGCCGATACGGACAGCCCGCTGAGCAGCCGCTCGGTGATCATCTACCGCTATTACGACGAGGCCTCGCGGCTGTTGGGCATCGGCAAGACCCCGAGTCTGGAAGCGTTTTCCAGCCAGCTCGGTGAGCTGATCATCAAAATCCGCGACCTCGTTTGCGGGAATGCCGCCAATGGCATCGCCGCGGCGGATTTTCGCTGCTATCTGGTGGCCCACTCGATGGGCGGCCTGGTGTGTCGCGGGCTGCTGCAGAATCCCAAGCTCGATAAACGTGGCGCGGCCAAGCTGGTCGACAAGCTGTTCACCTACGCCACGCCGCACAACGGCATTGAGCTGCTCGGGGTCAATACGCCGAGCTGGCTGAGCCTTAATGACATCAATAATTTCAGCCGCGACAACCTGGCCAAATTCCTCGATCTGGCCGACGCGTACAAAGCCACCGGGCGAGTCGACTGGCTGCCGGAAAAGCGCTTTCCCAGCGAACAGGTGTTCTGCATGGTCGGCAGCAATCGCCTGGATTACGAAGCCGCGCTGGGACTGTCGCGTACCTTTGTCGGCCATGGTAGCGACGGCTTGGTGCGGATCGAGAACGCCACCCTTCGGGGCCTCGATGCGCAAGGCAAGGAGTGCAGCCAGTGCGCTAAGGCGTTCACCTACCGCGCCCATTCCGGCTTCTTCGGCATCGTTAACAGCGAGGAGGCCTACCAGAACCTCACGCGTTTTCTGTTCGGCGATGTGCGCGTCGATCTGTGGCTGGATATCGACGACATCGCCCTCCCCGACGAGCTGCGCAAGGCCGAGGCCAACGGCGAGACGGTCAATGCCCTCTACCAGATCGAGGTGCTGGCCTCGCCGCGTGGCAAGTTGTGGTACCTGACCCGGCGCACCGTCGAGGAAGACTCGGTGGCCTGCCTGGCGCACCAGGATTGGAAGCGCGAGCCGAAGAAAAACAGCTCGCTGTACCTCTCCACCTTGATTCTCGCCAACCGCGCGCGGGTCAATCCGCGACGCAGATCGCTGGCCTACAGCCTGGCCTTGAATATCCGGGTACCCGACTACGAGGTCGAGCGGCGCCTGTGGATCAATCAGCACTTTGAAGGCAGCTATCTGTTTCGCAACGCACTGATCCTGGAACTGGTCCCGCCACCCGCCAACGACCCAGATGCCTGGCGCTTCACCTTCGCCTGGCAGAACCAAGGAGTCAGTCAGGCGCGCGAACAGCTGGATGCCAAGGCATTGAAGAATGGCAAAGTCGAAGTGAAAGTACCGT
- a CDS encoding YbaB/EbfC family nucleoid-associated protein yields the protein MMKGGMSGLMKQAQQMQEKMQKMQEELANAEVTGQAGAGLVSVVMTGRHDVKRISLDDSLMQEDKEILEDLIAAAVNDAVRKIEANSQDKMSGMTAGMQLPPGFKLPF from the coding sequence ATGATGAAAGGTGGCATGTCCGGGCTGATGAAGCAGGCCCAGCAGATGCAGGAAAAAATGCAGAAGATGCAGGAAGAGCTGGCCAACGCCGAAGTGACCGGGCAGGCCGGCGCCGGGCTGGTTAGCGTGGTGATGACCGGTCGCCACGACGTCAAACGCATCAGCCTGGACGACAGCCTGATGCAGGAAGACAAGGAAATCCTCGAAGACCTGATCGCCGCCGCGGTGAACGATGCAGTGCGCAAGATCGAGGCGAACAGCCAGGACAAGATGTCCGGCATGACCGCCGGGATGCAGTTGCCCCCAGGCTTCAAGCTGCCATTCTGA